One genomic region from Leifsonia poae encodes:
- a CDS encoding sensor histidine kinase — MNGLTPADARTLVLVLAIAGGALLILVVVLLLLWLRARRAFRRLDATRTESEWNRIDRELELAEQEGRFRIIRELQDVAVQAVTRLVAQAEGIRYAAASDPDAAARSAGALETGARDALADLRRVQTVVREGESAAVPQPSLHSARDLFRVMRDAGLALGFTESGDRFDLRPGAELAVFRILQGTLENALKHGGTGTAVSVGFAWTDEGLQVSVDDDGIRASARRAGLSPREVDQATQYTIDDDLRALTEAYDGAGLTEMRERAALFGGILNATTVPGVGFSVSVVFPALRFHNGVHGVNLGR, encoded by the coding sequence ATGAACGGTCTGACGCCGGCTGACGCACGCACTCTGGTGCTGGTGCTCGCCATCGCAGGCGGTGCGCTCCTCATTCTCGTCGTGGTCCTGCTGCTGCTCTGGCTGCGCGCCCGCCGCGCCTTCCGCCGCCTCGATGCAACCCGCACCGAATCGGAGTGGAATCGCATCGACCGGGAGCTGGAGCTGGCCGAGCAGGAGGGCCGTTTCCGCATCATCCGAGAGCTGCAGGATGTGGCGGTGCAGGCCGTCACGCGGCTCGTCGCGCAGGCCGAAGGCATCCGCTACGCGGCCGCATCCGACCCCGACGCAGCCGCCCGCTCGGCCGGAGCGCTCGAAACGGGCGCGCGCGACGCCCTGGCCGATCTGAGGCGTGTTCAGACCGTCGTGCGCGAAGGCGAGTCGGCCGCTGTGCCGCAGCCGAGTCTCCACTCCGCCCGTGACCTTTTTCGGGTGATGCGGGATGCCGGGCTGGCGCTCGGCTTCACCGAGAGCGGCGACCGGTTCGATCTCCGGCCCGGTGCGGAACTCGCGGTGTTCCGCATCCTGCAGGGCACGCTGGAGAACGCGCTCAAACACGGTGGCACAGGAACGGCCGTCAGCGTGGGGTTCGCCTGGACCGACGAAGGTCTGCAGGTGAGCGTGGACGACGATGGAATCCGTGCGTCGGCCCGCCGCGCCGGCCTCAGCCCCCGCGAGGTCGACCAGGCGACGCAGTACACGATCGACGACGACCTGCGGGCGCTCACCGAGGCGTACGACGGCGCGGGACTCACCGAGATGCGCGAGCGAGCAGCCCTGTTCGGCGGCATCCTGAACGCCACGACGGTGCCCGGTGTCGGATTCTCCGTCTCCGTGGTCTTCCCGGCCCTCCGCTTCCACAACGGTGTGCACGGGGTGAACCTGGGGCGTTAG
- a CDS encoding SHOCT domain-containing protein → MLSTLTATTVAAHWGGPWAGGFGWLFLLIPLFWIAVLVLIFTFAGRRWRRAAIARGGYGAGYGYGHGGGWSAGSTRSAEQTLAERFAQGDIDEVEYRARLEVLRANRPGQG, encoded by the coding sequence ATGCTCAGCACACTGACCGCCACGACCGTCGCAGCCCATTGGGGCGGCCCCTGGGCAGGCGGATTCGGCTGGCTCTTCCTCCTGATCCCCCTGTTCTGGATCGCCGTCCTCGTCTTGATCTTCACCTTCGCCGGCCGGCGGTGGCGTCGCGCAGCCATCGCCCGCGGAGGCTACGGCGCGGGTTACGGATACGGGCACGGCGGAGGCTGGAGCGCCGGCTCGACCCGCTCCGCCGAGCAGACGCTGGCCGAGCGTTTCGCGCAGGGCGACATCGACGAAGTCGAGTACCGGGCCCGCCTCGAAGTTCTGCGTGCGAACCGCCCTGGCCAGGGCTGA
- a CDS encoding phosphate ABC transporter ATP-binding protein has product MTDLFSPPDRTELLGLPGAAPAFRAQLDPGEFVPSAPLATLDAQNISAWFGDHQVLDRVSLTMQAGAVTSLIGPSGCGKSTFLRILNRMHELIPAASLAGEVYLDGDDIYDPARRLVDARKSIGMVFQKPNPFPAMSIYDNVVSGLKLTGTKTTRDERDELVESCLIKAGLWKEVRDRLRAPGGGLSGGQQQRLCIARSLAVKPRVLLMDEPCSALDPTSTRVIEETMLELVADVTIVIVTHNMQQAQRVSTQCAFFLAANGQPGAIVEYGDTDAMFGEPLDPRTFDYVSGRFG; this is encoded by the coding sequence TCTCTTCTCCCCGCCCGACCGCACCGAACTGCTCGGGCTCCCGGGAGCCGCGCCCGCCTTCCGCGCGCAACTCGACCCGGGCGAGTTCGTGCCGTCCGCTCCGCTCGCCACCCTCGACGCCCAGAACATCTCTGCCTGGTTCGGCGACCACCAGGTGCTCGACCGCGTCTCGCTCACCATGCAAGCGGGCGCCGTGACCTCGTTGATCGGGCCATCCGGCTGCGGCAAGTCGACCTTCCTGCGCATCCTGAACCGGATGCACGAGCTGATCCCCGCGGCGAGTCTCGCCGGCGAGGTGTACCTCGACGGCGACGACATCTACGACCCCGCCAGGCGTCTGGTGGACGCCAGGAAGAGCATCGGGATGGTCTTCCAGAAGCCGAACCCCTTCCCGGCGATGTCGATCTACGACAATGTGGTCTCCGGCCTCAAACTGACCGGGACGAAGACCACTCGCGACGAGCGGGACGAGCTCGTCGAGAGCTGCCTCATCAAGGCGGGCCTCTGGAAGGAGGTCCGCGACCGGCTCCGGGCTCCAGGCGGCGGGCTCTCGGGAGGGCAGCAGCAACGTCTCTGCATCGCTCGATCGCTGGCGGTGAAACCGCGGGTCCTCCTCATGGATGAGCCGTGCTCCGCACTCGACCCCACCTCGACGCGCGTCATCGAGGAGACGATGCTCGAGTTGGTCGCGGATGTCACGATCGTCATCGTCACCCACAACATGCAGCAGGCGCAGCGCGTCTCCACCCAATGCGCCTTCTTCCTCGCCGCGAACGGGCAGCCTGGCGCGATCGTCGAATACGGCGACACCGACGCAATGTTCGGTGAGCCGCTCGACCCGCGCACCTTCGACTACGTCTCCGGCCGGTTCGGCTGA
- a CDS encoding DMT family transporter, with protein sequence MGTVLMDATNDLALQPSAFVGIPIALIGACFLSIGAQLQHHGVAKVEASTHDAGSGLNLAQLGRLLARPSWVIGTLMLGLAIVFQLVSLSLAPIMVVQPLGAVALVVTAILNARVSHVSLNRSSIVAIGLCVGGVGAFAFLAAFTARDVPVTSQALVEILIILAVVLVAFGALFFYLRHRFKALMYIVGAGVLYGFVATIAKVVIDRISNGEWDWLLVLCIVALIVAAVVGAYFVQNAYSSGPPDLVIAGLTVIDPLVAVTIGILILNEAAQAPWWAMIGFVLTGAVAIYGVFMLARHHPQSLEASGSAAPEAAGLSNGSPRSGLD encoded by the coding sequence GTGGGTACGGTGCTGATGGACGCGACGAACGACCTGGCGCTGCAACCCAGCGCCTTCGTCGGAATCCCGATCGCCCTCATCGGCGCCTGCTTCCTCTCCATCGGCGCGCAATTGCAGCACCACGGTGTCGCCAAGGTGGAGGCGAGCACGCACGACGCGGGCTCCGGTCTGAACCTCGCCCAGCTTGGACGCTTGCTCGCCCGCCCATCGTGGGTCATCGGCACGCTGATGTTGGGCTTGGCGATCGTCTTCCAGCTGGTGAGCCTGTCGCTGGCGCCGATCATGGTCGTGCAGCCGCTCGGTGCGGTCGCCCTCGTCGTGACGGCAATCCTTAACGCCCGCGTCAGCCACGTCAGCCTCAACCGCAGCTCGATCGTCGCCATCGGCCTCTGCGTGGGCGGAGTCGGAGCGTTCGCCTTCCTAGCGGCTTTCACGGCCCGGGATGTGCCGGTCACCAGTCAGGCACTCGTCGAGATACTCATCATCCTGGCTGTGGTGCTCGTGGCCTTCGGTGCACTGTTCTTCTACTTGCGGCACCGTTTCAAGGCGCTCATGTACATCGTCGGAGCCGGGGTGCTCTACGGGTTCGTCGCCACCATCGCGAAGGTCGTCATCGACCGGATCAGTAACGGTGAGTGGGACTGGCTCCTCGTGCTGTGCATCGTGGCGCTCATCGTGGCCGCCGTGGTGGGCGCCTACTTCGTGCAGAACGCGTACTCGTCGGGCCCGCCCGACCTCGTGATCGCCGGGCTCACCGTGATCGACCCGCTCGTCGCCGTCACCATCGGCATCCTCATCCTCAATGAGGCCGCACAGGCACCCTGGTGGGCGATGATCGGCTTCGTCCTCACCGGCGCGGTCGCGATCTACGGCGTCTTCATGCTCGCCCGGCACCACCCGCAGAGCCTCGAAGCGTCGGGATCCGCCGCGCCCGAGGCGGCCGGGCTTTCCAACGGTTCCCCCCGTTCCGGCTTAGACTAG
- a CDS encoding response regulator: protein MIRVLLADDQHLVRAGFRALLESEDGIDIVGEAATGHEALELARSTTPDVVLMDIRMPDGDGLWATEQIVADPALSATRIVIVTTFELDEYVAQAISAGASGFLVKDTEPVDLIRAVRVAAAGEALLSPGVTKRLLERVAGGLKTAPAGHDLDTLTDREREVLALVGLGLTNGEIGERLFLSPLTAKTHVSRIMAKLDARDRVHLVVVAYETGLVQPGWQ, encoded by the coding sequence GTGATCAGGGTGCTGCTCGCCGACGACCAGCATCTGGTGCGGGCCGGGTTCCGCGCCCTGCTGGAGTCGGAGGACGGCATCGACATCGTCGGCGAGGCGGCGACCGGTCATGAGGCGCTGGAGCTCGCGCGGTCGACCACCCCCGACGTCGTGCTGATGGACATCCGGATGCCCGACGGCGATGGACTGTGGGCGACCGAGCAGATCGTCGCCGACCCGGCACTGTCGGCCACCCGCATCGTGATCGTCACGACCTTCGAGCTCGACGAATACGTGGCACAGGCGATCTCCGCCGGAGCGAGCGGCTTCCTGGTGAAAGACACCGAACCCGTCGACCTCATCCGCGCCGTGCGGGTCGCTGCGGCGGGGGAGGCCCTGCTGTCGCCCGGTGTGACCAAACGGCTGCTCGAACGGGTGGCCGGCGGGTTGAAGACTGCTCCGGCCGGGCACGACCTCGACACCCTGACCGATCGGGAGCGCGAAGTCCTGGCCCTCGTCGGGCTGGGGCTCACCAATGGCGAGATCGGCGAACGGCTGTTCCTCAGCCCCCTCACTGCGAAGACGCACGTCTCGCGCATCATGGCCAAGCTTGACGCCCGAGATCGGGTGCATCTCGTCGTCGTCGCCTACGAGACCGGCCTGGTTCAGCCCGGTTGGCAGTAG
- a CDS encoding DUF11 domain-containing protein, which produces MTKTDGVTAAVTGQTLAYTITVTNPLAFEALANVAVSDSLPAGVTFVSANGGGVNTAGTVSWTIPSIAAGGSAQVHVTVTVDDSALTSLTNTATASVSDPDSAATTMTATAADTDTVDRLSLTKTVSIASTGRPRPAISRHTPSSHRTPVVARSRASRSPIRSPGCRRSRTPGPEPREP; this is translated from the coding sequence ATGACGAAGACGGACGGCGTCACCGCGGCCGTCACGGGACAGACGCTGGCATACACGATCACGGTCACCAATCCGCTGGCGTTCGAGGCCCTCGCCAACGTCGCCGTGAGCGACTCGCTTCCGGCGGGCGTCACCTTCGTCTCGGCCAATGGCGGGGGAGTGAACACGGCGGGCACGGTCTCCTGGACGATTCCGTCGATCGCTGCAGGCGGGAGTGCGCAGGTGCACGTGACCGTCACCGTCGATGACTCGGCCCTGACCTCTCTCACCAACACGGCGACCGCCAGCGTTTCCGACCCGGACTCCGCGGCGACGACGATGACGGCGACCGCAGCCGACACCGACACCGTCGACCGGCTCTCGCTGACGAAGACCGTGTCCATCGCCTCGACGGGGCGGCCACGGCCGGCGATATCGCGACATACACCCTCGTCGCATCGAACACCGGTGGTGGCACGCTCACGGGCGTCGCGATCGCCGATCCGCTCGCCGGGCTGTCGGCGCTCGCGTACGCCTGGCCCGGAGCCGCGGGAACCCTGA
- a CDS encoding VOC family protein: MAITLENVGIAVRDLEATIAFFTDLGLTVLGRDTVSGEWTDTAVGLDGNHAKIAMLQTPDGNGRLELFEYIHPDAIETEPTRPNEIGMHRVAFSVDDIDDALAIAARHGCYPLRGVATYEDIYKLSYVRGPSGIIVMFAEELKAH; this comes from the coding sequence ATGGCCATCACATTGGAGAACGTTGGGATCGCCGTGCGCGACCTCGAAGCGACCATCGCCTTCTTCACCGATCTCGGTCTCACGGTGCTCGGCCGTGACACCGTCAGCGGCGAATGGACCGACACTGCCGTCGGCCTCGACGGCAACCACGCGAAGATCGCGATGCTTCAGACGCCGGACGGCAACGGTCGCCTCGAACTGTTCGAGTACATCCACCCGGACGCCATTGAGACCGAACCCACCCGGCCCAATGAGATCGGGATGCACCGTGTCGCCTTCTCGGTCGACGACATCGACGACGCCCTCGCGATCGCCGCGAGGCACGGCTGTTATCCGCTCCGCGGCGTCGCCACCTACGAGGACATCTACAAGCTCAGCTACGTGCGCGGCCCGAGCGGCATCATCGTGATGTTCGCCGAGGAGCTGAAGGCCCACTGA
- the def gene encoding peptide deformylase, translating to MAVLPIRISGDPVLHTPAAPVIDFDDTLRTLVSDMFETMDAAPGVGLAAPQAGRPLRLFVYSWTDDDDVLHRGVAINPVLWITPTTTDELDEDEESEGCLSFPGERFPLRRAERVILQAIDLDGEAFEVETGGWLARIFQHEYDHLNGVLYVDRLTHPHAKAAAKVSRKNSWGVPGLSWLPGRDHLED from the coding sequence ATGGCCGTCCTCCCCATCCGGATCTCCGGAGATCCCGTTCTGCACACCCCCGCCGCACCCGTCATCGATTTCGACGACACGCTGCGCACCCTCGTCTCCGACATGTTCGAGACGATGGATGCCGCACCCGGCGTCGGGCTCGCCGCCCCTCAGGCCGGCCGGCCGCTCCGGCTCTTCGTCTACAGCTGGACGGACGACGACGACGTGCTGCACCGGGGGGTCGCGATCAACCCGGTGCTGTGGATCACCCCCACGACGACCGACGAGCTCGACGAGGATGAGGAGTCGGAGGGCTGCCTCTCGTTCCCGGGTGAGCGTTTTCCGCTCCGCCGCGCCGAGCGCGTCATCCTGCAGGCGATCGACCTCGACGGTGAAGCGTTCGAGGTGGAAACCGGCGGCTGGCTCGCCCGCATCTTCCAGCACGAATACGACCACCTCAACGGAGTGCTCTACGTGGATAGGCTCACGCATCCGCACGCCAAGGCTGCGGCGAAAGTCTCCCGCAAGAACAGCTGGGGCGTTCCCGGGCTGAGCTGGCTGCCCGGTCGGGACCACCTGGAGGACTAA
- a CDS encoding sensor histidine kinase, protein MAWHANEEAWLARAESGWRGRPRPPGARWFPVVVAALVQVPGVLLALFHLRADLVTLLLVLLAFASSFVLLAARSHPGPVVVIVGVLCAGSIAVTTGPPLSAVPLALAVVSAVVRGARVWAWGTLAGLAVVGPLTAFLLIGEPTAIIRPLMIALVLCLLIGIGEAIRNRRERFRAASRRVAERRESAAEAERLRIARELHDVLAHSLSQISVQAGVGLHLFDSRPEKAREALAAIKTTSSQALEEVRGVLGFLRSEGHTASRAPEPDLERIPVLVETYGRAGLDVTYEQDVVSVPAPAIQLAVYRIVQESLTNIGRHAQATTVRISLREEGGDYVVTVADDGRGLPDTVRDGGKGMLGMRERAELLGGRFETHPGENGGLTVVARLPIRTMAATGPVRTTGLT, encoded by the coding sequence ATGGCCTGGCACGCGAACGAGGAAGCGTGGCTCGCCCGCGCCGAAAGCGGCTGGCGGGGCCGCCCCAGGCCGCCCGGCGCCCGGTGGTTCCCGGTCGTGGTCGCCGCGCTGGTGCAGGTGCCCGGCGTGCTGCTCGCGCTGTTCCACCTGCGAGCAGATCTGGTCACGCTTCTTCTTGTTCTGCTCGCGTTCGCGTCGTCGTTCGTGCTGCTCGCCGCGCGTTCGCATCCCGGCCCCGTCGTCGTGATCGTCGGCGTGCTCTGCGCGGGCTCAATCGCGGTGACCACCGGGCCGCCGCTGAGCGCCGTGCCGCTCGCACTAGCAGTCGTCAGCGCCGTGGTGCGCGGGGCGCGGGTCTGGGCGTGGGGAACGCTCGCGGGCCTGGCGGTGGTCGGGCCGTTGACGGCGTTCCTGCTCATCGGGGAGCCGACTGCGATCATCCGGCCCCTGATGATCGCCCTGGTGCTCTGCTTGCTGATCGGGATCGGCGAAGCCATCCGCAACCGCCGCGAGCGCTTCCGGGCCGCCTCGCGACGGGTGGCCGAGCGGCGCGAGTCTGCTGCCGAGGCGGAGCGGCTCCGGATCGCCCGCGAACTGCACGATGTGCTCGCGCATTCACTGTCGCAGATCAGTGTTCAGGCCGGGGTGGGGCTTCACCTCTTCGACAGCCGGCCCGAGAAAGCGCGCGAAGCGTTGGCCGCGATCAAGACCACCAGCAGCCAGGCGCTGGAGGAGGTCCGCGGGGTTCTCGGCTTCCTCCGCTCGGAAGGGCACACGGCGTCCCGGGCGCCGGAGCCCGACCTGGAGCGCATCCCCGTTCTCGTCGAGACCTACGGGCGCGCCGGTCTCGACGTGACCTACGAGCAGGACGTCGTGAGCGTTCCGGCTCCGGCCATCCAGCTCGCGGTGTACCGCATCGTGCAGGAATCCCTGACCAACATCGGCCGGCACGCCCAGGCGACCACCGTGCGCATCTCACTGCGCGAAGAGGGCGGCGACTACGTCGTCACCGTCGCGGACGATGGGCGCGGGCTCCCCGACACGGTGCGCGACGGCGGCAAAGGGATGCTGGGGATGCGCGAGCGAGCCGAACTTCTCGGCGGCCGGTTCGAGACGCATCCTGGCGAGAACGGCGGTCTGACGGTCGTCGCCCGACTCCCGATCCGCACGATGGCCGCCACGGGCCCCGTCCGCACGACGGGCCTCACGTGA
- a CDS encoding RNA polymerase sigma factor, protein MYVMDDEAELWQRARQEDGTAFAALFDRHHARVYRRALALLGDVHDADDTAAAAFFELWRKRRSVPLVSGSVLPWLLVTTVNLSRNTRRSSARYRALLRDLPHPAPVAGPDAELSETSRRLAEALLRLAPVDAALIVLTTLEDLPVMAAAESVGLTAPNARVRLHRARARLRVELHDLHPEIRPIVEGSPT, encoded by the coding sequence ATGTATGTGATGGATGATGAGGCCGAGCTGTGGCAACGAGCGCGCCAGGAAGACGGCACCGCATTCGCCGCACTCTTCGACCGCCACCACGCCCGGGTGTACCGCCGTGCACTCGCCCTCCTGGGCGACGTCCACGACGCCGACGATACCGCGGCGGCGGCGTTCTTCGAGCTGTGGCGCAAGCGTCGCTCGGTTCCCCTCGTCTCGGGATCGGTACTCCCCTGGCTGCTCGTCACGACCGTCAACCTCTCCCGCAACACTCGCCGGAGCAGTGCGCGGTATCGCGCATTGCTCCGCGACCTCCCTCACCCGGCGCCTGTGGCCGGCCCCGACGCCGAACTGTCGGAGACGAGCCGGAGGCTCGCAGAAGCGTTGCTCCGCCTGGCGCCGGTCGACGCCGCACTGATCGTCCTCACCACCCTCGAAGACCTCCCTGTCATGGCCGCGGCCGAGTCCGTCGGCCTCACAGCACCGAACGCCCGGGTGCGTCTGCACCGGGCACGCGCGCGGCTTCGCGTCGAGCTTCACGACCTCCACCCCGAGATCCGTCCGATCGTTGAAGGGAGCCCGACATGA
- a CDS encoding glycosyltransferase: MPDSSGPQSSTPAQPTGDAKKPLTVLIGADTFAPDVNGAARFAERLAAGLVARGHDVHIIAPAASRKHGTWIEEHEGQTMTAHRLYSWRWYPHDWLRFAMPWRIKQNSARVIDEVKPDVVHFQSHIVVGRGLSIEAQKRGIRIIGTNHFMPENMLEFTMIPKGIQEWAIGLAWKAAKRTFGRAEAVTTPTRKAAEFLEKFTGLRNVHAISCGIDAANYTPDFEPRTANRILFVGRVTGEKQIDVLLKAVKLLPSALDARLEIVGGGDQLKNLQHLAETLGIADRVTFTGYVTDEELREAYTRASVFAMPSIAELQSIATMEAMASALPVVAADAMALPHLVHDGENGFLFKPGNADDLANRLEHVLTLPQDKLNLLKNASLRIVAAHDIQTTISTFENLYRGEPVADPVTESAPPVPTPE, translated from the coding sequence GTGCCCGATTCGAGCGGACCGCAAAGCTCCACGCCCGCCCAGCCGACCGGCGACGCCAAGAAACCCCTGACCGTTCTCATCGGTGCAGACACCTTCGCCCCCGATGTGAACGGCGCCGCCCGTTTCGCGGAACGTCTGGCCGCCGGCCTCGTGGCCCGCGGCCACGACGTGCACATCATCGCCCCGGCCGCCTCGCGCAAGCACGGCACCTGGATCGAGGAGCACGAGGGTCAGACGATGACGGCGCACCGCCTCTACAGCTGGCGCTGGTACCCGCACGACTGGCTGCGGTTCGCGATGCCGTGGCGGATCAAGCAGAACAGCGCCCGGGTGATCGACGAAGTGAAGCCGGATGTCGTGCACTTCCAGTCCCACATCGTCGTCGGCCGCGGCCTCTCCATCGAAGCGCAGAAGCGTGGCATCCGTATCATCGGCACGAACCACTTCATGCCCGAGAACATGCTCGAGTTCACCATGATCCCCAAAGGCATCCAGGAGTGGGCGATCGGGCTGGCGTGGAAGGCGGCGAAACGCACCTTCGGTCGCGCAGAAGCTGTGACCACTCCGACGCGCAAGGCCGCGGAGTTCCTGGAGAAGTTCACCGGTCTGCGCAATGTGCACGCTATCTCCTGTGGCATCGACGCGGCCAACTACACGCCCGACTTCGAGCCTCGCACTGCCAACCGCATCCTGTTCGTCGGCCGGGTGACAGGCGAGAAGCAGATCGACGTGCTGCTCAAAGCCGTGAAGCTCCTTCCCTCCGCGCTGGACGCACGCCTCGAGATCGTCGGTGGGGGAGACCAGCTCAAGAACCTCCAGCACCTGGCGGAGACCCTCGGGATCGCCGACCGGGTCACCTTCACCGGGTACGTCACCGACGAGGAGCTCCGCGAGGCCTACACCCGCGCCTCCGTCTTCGCGATGCCGTCGATCGCCGAATTGCAGTCGATCGCGACGATGGAGGCCATGGCCTCCGCCCTCCCGGTGGTCGCCGCGGACGCGATGGCGCTGCCTCATCTGGTGCACGACGGCGAGAACGGCTTCCTTTTCAAACCGGGAAACGCCGATGACCTGGCGAACCGTCTCGAACACGTGCTCACGCTTCCGCAGGACAAGCTCAACCTGCTGAAGAACGCGTCGCTTCGGATCGTGGCCGCACACGACATCCAGACCACCATCAGCACCTTCGAAAACCTGTATCGTGGTGAGCCGGTGGCCGACCCGGTGACGGAGTCGGCCCCACCGGTGCCGACTCCCGAGTAG